The Microbacterium paraoxydans genome includes a window with the following:
- a CDS encoding proteasome assembly chaperone family protein, with protein sequence MPFSGEIHERVANAPTVPHGLPLVMLLTGFTDAGSAVSGLIDHLRETTSPQPLAIFDNDVLLDYRARRPVISFDQDHLAEFRPPRLELSLATDALGRPFLLLTGYEPDFAWNAFAETVLDLAAEFEASGLHWVHSIAMPVPHTRPIGTTVSGNRRDLVVSHSVWRPRTQVPATAGHLLEYRFAERGERVVGFVLLVPHYLAETENPEAVSAAAEKLMASTGLVLMLDAVQERRADYIARVDEQVAANDELQQMVHNLERRYDAYMAGRDPEDDSYDEGGFSERDLPSADELAAELERYLATRPSGDDDKPGRG encoded by the coding sequence ATGCCCTTCTCCGGAGAGATCCACGAACGCGTCGCGAACGCTCCCACGGTGCCCCACGGCCTGCCTCTCGTGATGCTGCTCACCGGATTCACCGACGCGGGCAGTGCGGTGTCGGGGCTCATCGATCACCTGAGGGAGACGACGTCGCCGCAGCCGCTCGCGATCTTCGACAACGACGTGCTCCTCGACTACCGCGCGCGTCGCCCCGTGATCTCGTTCGACCAGGACCACCTCGCCGAGTTCCGCCCGCCCCGACTCGAGCTCTCCCTCGCCACGGACGCGCTCGGTCGTCCGTTCCTCCTCCTCACGGGCTACGAGCCCGACTTCGCCTGGAACGCCTTCGCGGAGACGGTGCTGGACCTCGCAGCGGAGTTCGAGGCGTCGGGACTGCACTGGGTGCACTCCATCGCCATGCCCGTGCCGCACACGCGTCCCATCGGGACAACGGTGAGCGGGAACCGGCGCGACCTCGTCGTGTCGCACTCCGTGTGGCGTCCGCGCACGCAGGTGCCCGCCACTGCCGGTCACCTGCTCGAGTACCGGTTCGCGGAGCGCGGGGAACGCGTCGTCGGCTTCGTCCTCCTCGTGCCGCACTACCTCGCCGAGACCGAGAACCCCGAGGCGGTCAGCGCGGCGGCGGAGAAGCTCATGGCGTCGACCGGTCTCGTGCTCATGCTGGACGCCGTGCAGGAGCGGCGCGCGGACTACATCGCCCGGGTCGACGAGCAGGTCGCGGCGAACGACGAGCTGCAGCAGATGGTGCACAACCTGGAACGTCGCTACGACGCCTACATGGCCGGCCGTGACCCCGAGGACGACTCGTACGACGAGGGCGGATTCAGCGAACGCGACCTGCCCAGCGCCGATGAGCTCGCGGCCGAACTCGAGCGCTACCTCGCCACCCGTCCGTCGGGCGACGACGACAAGCCGGGCCGCGGCTGA